A window of Calonectris borealis chromosome 3, bCalBor7.hap1.2, whole genome shotgun sequence contains these coding sequences:
- the EIF2B4 gene encoding translation initiation factor eIF2B subunit delta isoform X2: protein MSIPSTVIHPAVVRLGLQYSQGIINGSNARCIALLEVFKQLIRDYSTPPNEELSRDLVAKLKPHISFLNQCRPLSASMGNAIKFLKKEISCLPDTLREEEAKEKLQDTIDKYLREKILLAAEAISRSAFEKINDNDVILVYGCSSLVNRTLCDAHVKKGRAFRVIVVDSRPRLEGRETLRRLVRKGIHCTYVMINAISYVLPEVSKVLLGAHALLANGSVMSRVGTSQIALVSKAYNVPVLVCCETYKFCERVQTDSFVSNELDDPDDLIVLRKGQAQLGGWAENKSLRLLNLVYDVTPPDLVDLVITDLGMIPCTSVPVILRVKNVDQ, encoded by the exons catcccctccACGGTGATTCACCCAGCTGTGGTGCGCCTTGGCCTCCAGTACTCCCAGGGCATCATCAATGGCTCCAATGCCCGTTGCATCGCCCTGCTGGAAGTCTTCAAACAG CTGATCCGGGATTACTCAACTCCCCCCAACGAGGAGCTGTCACGGGACCTGGTGGCCAAACTGAAGCCACACATCAG cttcctgaacCAGTGCCGGCCCCTCTCAGCCAGCATGGGCAATGCCATTAAGTTCCTCAAGAAGGAGATTTCATGCTTACCCGACACCCTGAGAGAGGAGGAG GCGAAGGAGAAGCTGCAGGACACTATCGACAAATATCTGCGGGAGAAGATTCTTTTGGCAGCTGAAGCCATTTCAAGGTCTGCCTTTGAGAAGATAAATGACAACGATGTAATCCTGGTGTATGGATG CTCTTCCCTCGTGAACCGCACGCTGTGCGATGCCCACGTGAAGAAGGGCCGGGCCTTCCGTGTGATCGTAGTGGACAGCCGGCCGCGGCTGGAAGGCCGGGAGACGCTGCGCCGGCTGGTGCGTAAGGGCATTCACTGCACCTATGTGATGATCAACGCCATTTCTTACGTGCTGCCTGAG GTGTCCAAAGTGCTGCTGGGAGCCCATGCGCTCCTGGCCAACGGCTCTGTCATGTCCCGGGTGGGGACGTCCCAGATAGCGCTGGTCTCCAAGGCCTACAACGTGCCTGTCCTGGTGTGCTGCGAGACCTACAAGTTCTGCGAGCGCGTGCAGACGGACTCTTTCGTCTCCAACGAGCTGG ATGACCCTGATGACCTGATCGTGCTCCGGAAGGGCCAGGCCCAGCTGGGTGGCTGGGCAGAGAACAAGTCCTTGCGCCTCCTCAACCTGGTCTATGACGTGACGCCGCCTGACCTGGTGGATCTGGTCATCACAGACTTGGGCATGATCCCCTGCACCTCGGTGCCTGTCATCCTGCGAGTCAAGAACGTGGATCAGTAG